One genomic region from Magallana gigas chromosome 3, xbMagGiga1.1, whole genome shotgun sequence encodes:
- the LOC136274133 gene encoding uncharacterized protein, producing the protein MNVFSLYLDDIIVHQSVRKFLLKEIECLLFHKDKLIVIKMFSFMSKIRMHLPYDLRQITVSHVEKSLQPLDISIDSDTNSTGSNTISRPQWTTFKGAVNNKNVSVHILIPSKDCIMKGIMEDYRKYSTQKDLLKEHEQQRDVLYLLCREGKTPLVLPLVAFQCRPLPPFYITLQDQNSVLLSDYLLSKRNWKDWVPFGKLCTMAADILNAVKFLHSRDIIHRGLTASCFSVREDGSVYLSNLATASDGHLSEFIAECTRQPLRWSAPESILYDKYSKESDVYMVGLLLYELFTHGCHPYTELYGYSLDYVLELIVFQNLKPRQWPCIPKAIHEVILHFVNYDPPKRRSLNNGLRDLNNILLEFSSYQASRKRLSQSHKEDLRYPDIDPLLPKEPQTELPTFFQQIKNQIGNTNPSMYYENLGKSKRRTSNSLAISEADITSSEVPYILKEDSKLIVDEPVSEKFFKVYFTDLSESPLQETLNLLNWPPSIVKSDAFILHFTTCVSGESLSQLSLRRCFGDPDYHENKLKYIWIVHLAVHFIGLLHENNWILRDICCQNLYLSSNMQKVFSTKLGRMAYLRQQDGFDDSIIDEIFFDRKNWFPLEVLQHKQYSKEGDVYMLAMAIHEFYMGLEINLESPVLSYLNCIPFCKIPKDELTKHLLSGEVPQQPKYCPDELYEIMVKCWNRDRTRRPSCSEFLQVATSLLNEEVYYSYAKDVWHNQGTPPLPPRSSNTLSNSTITVPCNQKDKTNGSIDNRGIDDQSILTYNNVFQTQFSSSQGFDRRDSKRSNFRKGDYVNYGPLRKSRFESQSDNQLCKNISPQSSEDNLSIDSLYASVTSATNSSLRSSFSLANKSSDWSLSLANANSDSSFSLANKSSEWSFPVENASLDSDLSVANLSSRDSVFSKGPDQNHKSVTTLMTAMTEKTKDLETGTLDPPPVACRYDTVLLVDKDQKIEEDYSYAQTQNGEDNLDYLNQDVEEEYSCLTPVFV; encoded by the exons ATGAATGTATTCAGTTTGTACTTAGATGATATAATTGTCCATCAATCTGTTCGAAAGTTCCTTCTGAAAGAAATTGAGTGTTTGCTTTTTCATAAAGACAAACTCATCGTcatcaaaatgttttcttttatgaGCAAAATCAGGATGCATTTGCCCTATGATCTTAGACAGATCACAGTTTCTCACGTCGAAAAATCGCTTCAACCGTTGGATATATCCATTGACAGCGATACCAACTCCACTGGTAGCAACACAATATCGCGTCCACAATGGACAACGTTTAAAGGGGCTGTGAATAATAAAAACGTTAGTGTTCACATTCTCATACCATCTAAAGACTGCATTATGAAAGGAATAATGGAAGATTACAGAAAATATTCAACACAGAAAGATCTTCTCAAAGAACACGAACAGCAGAGAGATGTGCTCTATTTGTTATGCCGTGAAGGAAAAACGCCACTAGTTTTGCCTCTTGTTGCATTTCAATGTCGACCGCTACCGCCTTTTTACATCACATTACAAGATCAAAATAGTGTACTCCTGTCCGATTATCTTTTGTCAAAAAGAAACTGGAAAGACTGGGTTCCATTTGGAAAGCTTTGTACAATGGCAGCTGATATTCTAAACGCTGTGAAGTTTTTGCATTCCAGAGACATTATTCATCGTGGTCTCACTGCATCTTGTTTTTCTGTCAGAGAAGACGGATCGGTTTACCTGTCAAATCTTGCCACTGCATCAGATGGTCATTTATCGGAATTCATAGCAG AATGCACAAGACAGCCCCTAAGATGGTCCGCCCCGGAGTCAATCCTGTACGATAAATATAGTAAAGAGAGTGATGTGTACATGGTTGGACTTCTCCTTTACGAACTGTTTACACATGGCTGTCATCCATATACAGAGCTTTATGGATATTCTTTAGATTATGTTTTGGAATTG ATTGTCTTTCAAAATCTTAAACCTAGACAGTGGCCATGCATTCCAAAGGCAATTCACGAAGTCATATTGCATTTTGTAAATTACGATCCCCCAAAAAGGAGGTCTTTGAATAATGGACTAAGAGACCTTAACAATATCTTGCTTGAATTTTCGTCATATCAAG CTTCTAGAAAAAGACTGAGTCAATCGCACAAAGAGGACCTACGATATCCAGATATTGATCCTTTACTGCCTAAAGAACCACAGACA GAACTACCAACATTCTTTCAACAAATTAAGAATCAGATTGGTA ATACAAACCCTTCAATGTATTATGAAAATTTGGGTAAATCCAAGAGGAGGACTAGTAATAGTCTTGCAATTTCTGAAGCCGATATTACTTCCAGTGAAGTCCCATATATATTAAAAGAG gATTCCAAACTAATAGTAGATGAGCCAGTATCCGAAAAGTTCTTTAAAGTGTACTTTACCGATCTTAGCGAATCCCCACTCCAAGAAACTCTAAACCTATTGAATTGGCCGCCTTCAATTGTGAAATCGGACGCCTTTATTTTG CATTTTACAACATGTGTGTCTGGGGAATCACTCTCACAACTGTCATTGAGGAGGTGCTTTGGAGACCCAGACtatcatgaaaataaattgaaatatatttggATCGTACACCTTGCCGTGCACTTTATTGGTTTGTTACACGAGAATAACTGGATCTTACGTGACATATGCTGTCAGAATCTGTATTTGAGCAGCAACATGCAAAAG GTTTTCAGCACAAAACTAGGGCGAATGGCGTACCTAAGACAACAGGATGGTTTTGATGACAGTatcattgatgaaattttctttgatCGTAAAAACTG GTTCCCTCTTGAAGTTTTGCAACATAAGCAATATTCCAAAGAAGGAGATGTGTACATGCTTGCGATGGCAATACACGAGTTCTACATGGGCCTTGAAATAAATTTAGAGAGTCCCGTTTTGTCGTATTTGAACTGTATTCCCTTTTGTAAAATTCCAAAAGATGAG TTAACTAAACATCTTTTGTCTGGAGAGGTGCCACAACAGCCTAAATATTGTCCTGACGAACTTTATGAGATAATGGTCAAATGTTGGAACAGAGATAGAACCAGGAGACCCTCCTGTTCTGAATTCCTACAGGTTGCAACCAG CTTATTGAATGAGGAAGTATACTATTCATATGCTAAAGATGTATGGCATAACCAGGGTACTCCTCCACTTCCACCAAGAAGTTCAAATACCTTATCCAATTCAACAATCACAGTACCATGTAATCAAAAAGACAAAACCAATGGATCAATAGACAATCGTGGCATTGATGATCAAAGTATACTTACGTACAATAATGTTTTCCAAACACAGTTCTCTTCCTCTCAGGGATTTGATAGGAGGGATTCAAAACGCAGCAATTTTAGGAAGGGTGATTATGTTAACTATGGACCCTTGCGCAAATCAAGGTTTGAAAGTCAAAGTGATAAtcaattatgtaaaaatatatcgCCTCAGAGTAGTGAAGATAATTTAAGTATCGACAGTCTCTATGCTTCGGTTACCTCCGCCACAAATTCGAGTTTACGCTCGAGTTTTTCATTGGCAAATAAAAGTTCAGACTGGAGTTTATCACTGGCAAATGCAAATTCAGACTCGAGTTTTTCATTGGCAAATAAAAGTTCAGAATGGAGTTTCCCAGTGGAAAATGCTAGTTTAGACTCGGATTTATCTGTAGCAAATTTAAGTTCTAGGGATTCTGTCTTTTCAAAAGGACCTGACCAAAATCACAAATCAGTTACAACGCTGATGACAGCGATGACtgaaaaaacaaaagatttagaaaCAGGCACATTAGATCCACCGCCAGTTGCCTGTAGGTATGACACAGTATTACTTGTAGATAAGGACCAAAAAATTGAGGAAGATTATAGTTATGCACAAACCCAGAATGGTGAAGACAATTTAGATTATTTGAACCAAGATGTTGAAGAGGAATACAGTTGTCTGACCCCAGTGTTTGTATGA